TTCAGTTTCTAGTTCTAGTTCCAGATCCAGTCATAAGTAGGGAGTGTCAAGGGTAAGGCATTCACAGTGTGAAGGGTGAAGATGACAGTCTTTTAAGGATGTGAGAGCGTATGGCTTGCTGACAAAGTAACAGTTACAGTGGAAATAAGAAATGAAAGAATCCTTTCCCCAATAATGATCTAATCATGTGTCGTGATAATGTGTCTTGCCATGAACCGCAGTGCAAGGCATGTCAtgtgacacacaaaaaaatcaatttgATGTAGTCGTACTTGGATAAAAAGTGAAGgtgttttttctgtttatttgatgtctaaCACACTTCTTGTTCTTCCCTTCCAGTGTATGACTCCACCTCACAGCCCCAGCTTTGCAGAGACCCCGACCACCACGGTCCAAACCCCCTCAGGCCCACGGTCAGTCTTACCACAGCCCAGGCTCTGCTCAGCTCTGCCTGGTAGAAATGCCAACCACACTGGTTTACAGCCAGGCACCATCACCTCACCTGCTTCACCATTAACCCAGGAGACCACCGCAGGGTCACAATGCAGAGCCATGGCAACTAGTGTCATCCgccacacagcagacagaccATTCACTGCCCACATTCCACCTGATTCCACAGGACAACAGGTGAGGCTGGTGGAGGCAGAGAACCAGGGACAGCAACTTGAGGCCTGGGGGAGCATTACACTGTCCCCGATGGTCCGCCTGCAACCTGAGGCACAGAGCAGCCCTTGGGCTGGGCCTGGGATGGAAGTTTTTACCAAACCCCTCTCTGAATCACAAGGCCCTTTCACGGcctcaccacctcctccagtCTCACCCTGCCAGCTCAATCCCTTGCCCCAGTCTGCCATGTCCAGTTCCCAAGTCCTCTGCCAGGTTTTTCCAGTGAATGGCCAAACGGGGATAATCTCTGCGTTTGTCCAGGCACCAGTTCAAATGCAAACCACCAACGGCCCAAAGCCCATTCTTCCCCAGTCGCCCTCTTCCTTCCCCCAGCAGGTTCTTGTGGGTTCTCCTGTGGGCCAGGGGACTGTGATGTTTGTGGTTCCTCAGTCTTCCTTGTCTCAGTCACATCCTGGGTCACAGAGTGTTGTAACTCTGGGCAACACCAAGCTTCTTCCCCTAGCCCCAGCTCCAGTATACATGCCCTCAGGTCAAAATGGAACTTCCACACAGGTAGACTTCTCTCGCAGGCGGAACTATGTTTGCAACTTCCCTGGGTGCAAGAAGACATATTTCAAGAGCTCTCATTTGAAAGCACACCTCAGAACCCACACAGGTTGGTCTCACTGATCTGTTATTTGTCTTGATAAATAAATGATGGATTGACTGCAACAAGAGCTAGTATCAATGTTAAGTaattgtttatgtgttttgcttttttaaCAGGTGAGAAACCTTTCAGTTGTCACTGGGAAGGTTGTGATAAAAAATTTGCTCGTTCAGATGAACTATCCAGACaccggcgcacacacactggtgagaaGAAgtttgtgtgtccagtgtgtgaccGGCGATTCATGCGAAGCGATCACTTGACCAAGCACGCTCGTCGACATATGACCACCAAGAGGGCCTCAACATGGACCTCAGAAGTACGTGACctcaacaaaatggctgctttcAAGGCTCCACCAACCatctcctctgttcctctcagtGTACTTGTACCCGCCTCAAACTAAAAACAAGTCTTAGGCCGCAGGGCCACCTCAGGACAATATCCCATTGAGCATCTATCACGGGGAACATAAGTGACAAAAACATAATGGCTGCTACTCCAACAGTGGACAGAAACAAACTGACTTTGCACTGGatttttaaatacattgttGTTTATACTTTCTTTATATGgatttttgtttacttttgtaCAAGTACATTTCTCAAACTTATGCACTCTTTTTGCCAAAGCCTTCACATTACAGTATGTTATCTGTTACTCCTTGTCTGtctatgtatatttgtatataatatctatatatgaATGTAATGTGTACTCCATCTTGCATTTATTgacaatatataaatacataaatgttaTTGATGTGCTTAAATCTGTAAGTGGACAGTATTCATATATGTGATACCATCTACTGTCTTGTCTTGCTTTGCATattatttaataaacatttgtttttaaaagtatGGACCATCATTGTAGGCCTGTTGTATGCTGTGTAAGTGTGCAAGATTCAGGAAAACCGGCCCGACCTACTTATAACTATACTCTGTAAATATAATCTATAGCAAAGTGATATCACACTAATACAAATATTCATAGAAAAAGCGCTCTGGCCAAATACTTTATTCCCATTTCAAAACATagaaaatatcaacaaacacTAGGAATGGTTGTATCAGGAGAGATAGCACAGATTATTCACTAACATGAAGTATCCTGTTACACAACACTGATGATTTCTCCCAGTCCTCCATACACCAGCTTTGATTAACACCCAGTAACAAGCCTCCGCAAATCAAACTGGATTGTGGTTGTATGGTTAGGGGGCGCGACCAATCGTAGAAAGGGTAGAATTGCAACATGGTTACAGGCTTTTGATTGGTTTACCGAATGCCCGCCCATTTGCCTTACTGACCGACTTTCCCAGATAGGAAAAAGATTAGGGTACATGCATTATCCTTTATAGTCAACGTTTCAGAACCAATGAATGGAATATATTTTAGTTGTTGTGCGCGGAAAAATAGCTCAGTGCTGGTTGTGGTCAATTGCCCATGAAAACAAGACCTCACCTCAACATCACATTTTGAACACACTCTCTAAAAATGCTATTTGAAAATCCCCAGCATCCCTCGTTGGAATTATAAGTTTTACACTGAAAACGATTCGCATTTTATTCCCgtgagctgtttttaaatgtgctttataaatacatttgacttgacttgatttAAATGTTGGGGCAATGAGTTCCTTGGTGTTCCATAAGAAGTCGCTGGGGCTTCGCGTCAGCATTGGCCTACATATTGCATAAGCTCAAACGTGGGTCATGCATGCCTGACTCCTCGGTGCGAGAATACGTGCAGCAGGGGCCAAATGAACACATGTAAGATGTGTTAACTACTCTTAACTACTGGCCAATAATTACATTTAGGCCAGAGTACGTCACGAACAATCCACCTGAAACACAATGCGACTATTTGGAACAGGTCTTATTCTGATCTGGCACGAGGGAGATCCTTTTAGCCATTTTTTTCAAATCCATAGTCACTAATTGAATCTGCACCACCATTGTGATATTTGTAATAAAAAAACGCACATTTATAACTTCCAAATAGCTACCTCCCAACTCCGCATAAGTGTTTAAACTCACACTGAGTAGCCTGCGCCCCCTGGTGTCAAAACAAGCCAATAGTCGGAGAAAGTAGTTTCCAACAGCTGGTATGAAAACAATGGCCTATTTACTGGACTCTAGCGATTTTGCTTTACCTAAAGGTATCGGGTTGGCACTCTAAAAACAAGCCTTGGTGGAGTTGCGCCTATAAACTTACTGAACATCATGTTTACTGTAATCGACGTCCATGACTATGAGTAGGCTATTGTATACCCAAATGCTGTGAAACACCTTAAACTAGAGTCTCCCTCCCAATGATCACGTTGTTCCGAAGCAGGAGCTAAATACTTTAGTTTAACCGAAATAGGGTAGATCATTCTAAAGAGATTTCAACCATTTCAGCCAAGCgatattgtgtgtgaatgacattCAGCCAACCACTAGAGGGCAACACTCCAAATATGACCCGAACTCGCATCGTGAGGTTTTTGTCTTGTAAGGAGTGACTAACACCTCGAATTTGCGCCCGAAATGGACAAAGGTAAATTTGGGAAATATCTGCAGTGATAATACAACTACCTAGCACACACAGCCACGAATATTAATGTAGGAATAACTTGCTAAACATAATCAATATCAACGCAAGTATTGTAATGAGAGACGATGCAGAAAATGTTTTTGCCCTCCAAGCCCCCAAATACATTAACGTTATGGTGACTTAGAGGTCTCGTGCTTTGTCAGATTTTTAGTAACGTTTACCAGCCAAAATGGTTTGTCTGACTGAACTGTAAGGGGCAATACTCATAGAAATATAGTCTTTATTCACATAGTGTCCAATTATGAAAATATGTGGGAATGGCAATTACATATGTGTTGTAAACAGTTTGCCAACTGGCCAAGTCCTTATTAAAAATCCTTGTTTGCTCTCCATTTCTAGCACAAAAAGTGCAATGCAGTTAATGTAGTCTAAATGTTCTAAGGCACAGAATCATGCAAATTAGGGAGCTACTTTTGTTTACCAACGACGTGGCGGGAAACCgtgccaaacacaacacatttagaCGACTTAGCTTGCTCTGTTGCTTTGGTTTGGGATTTTGCCTATGAATCAGATAAAGGGAAGACTGTAGGATAACTTTTAAAAAAGTCCCTGAATTAAGATATTTTGCTAGTTCGAAGAGGATTATTAAGTTTTGCCATCGGTCTACCAGGGCTATATTTGAATCAGCTGTTTACAATCACTAACATGTATCACCTTAATGATTATTACAACATGAGGTTATTTAGACTTGTAGCGTTGTACTtagttttttaaatgtattttctctAACTCAAAAGCGCGCCTTTTTTATAGTTAAAGGTTTGTTGTTTCGTAACTCGTTTCATAAAGTACACTCAAGGCATTTGAAATTCCCGCAATCTGAAAGTGACGTAGAGGCACAAGTCGCGATGTTACTGGCCAGAAATCTAACAATTTAAAGTGCCACTTTTCTATTGGGTTAGCCCTTTCAAGCGCCAATGTTGAAATATAAAGGACGCTTTTCCCTTAGGTCCTTCATTAGGTTTCGTGTAGCTGTGGAGATAGCTTGCTAGTCTTGTTTTCCAACTAGTTGCGCTTCTTTATTTCCTTTAAGTGTAATTTTACGTTTTATTTTAGATAACGCTCTTATACTTTCACACAAGACGTATTTGTAATATAGTTGTATTTATTGCTCTCGGTGCTGCTCTTAATCTATCTGAAAATGCTATCTACTAGGACCCCGCTTTCCGCCAAGAACGAGAACATCGTCTCTACTAAAGTTGAGGGCATGTCCCTGACTGACAAAGAAAACACAGTAAGTGGAGAAACCTTTTAATATCATGtaccatgtgtgtatgtagaataCTGTACTGTTTGAGAATTTCTTTGTCGTATTTAATGTTGAAGTTACTGACTACTAGCTTGACTAGGATGGTTAACAACGTTCTTGTATAACTTAACAAAATGTTGGTCAGAAGTGAAATAACACTAAAGGTTCTCACGTAAAGATGAAGTTAACATTGtctttctacttttttttccagCCCCCAAGCCTGAACACAACTCGGATTTTGGCCTCCAAAACCGCGCGTAAAATCTTCGAAGATTCCGAGGTAATTGATATTTAACATTAACGAACGTTAACGTACACTTTAAAGTTAGCTTGGCTATAGCAACATGCTCATAGTATAATAATTATAGTAATATAAGACGTTATAGTTAAGTTACTTTTGATGAGCGGCACTTTGGCGCCATGTGGTTTTAAGGACGTTTGTAGTTAACGTGAATCATTAGGTTACCGAGTCACATAGCTAATACGTTTGAGTAACTTAGAATTTCTAACATATTAAATTAAAGTTGCGTTATAACATAAAACTCAGCCACAATCAACGAAATCCGACCTCACAAAAGGTTAGCATATGTTACTTTTCTGAATAGTATAGCTGCTTAATCTAATCTGAATCTACTTTTTAGTGACGTTAACTTCGAAAACTCAACATACTATTGTCTTGGTTTACACAACCCAGCCTGCTGATCTTACGAAAGGGTGTCAATTGGGGCAGGGGCAGCATCGGTTTCTTGTGTAACCTCAATGATGCCTAGTTAGCTTATCCAGCTAATTGGACTAACTAACATTAGACTAACTGCTGTTAACTGCCCTGCTAAAGCGAGTATATTCACTTTTTAACACCGGTAAATGTCGGTCTGCATCAATTGTCCATCCTAAATTTGTAATGATgaccttttttgttttaaaatagcCTACGAAGACGACAAAAGCGAGCTTTGAAGAAGAACCTCTACTGAAGGAGAACCCCCGTCGCTTTGTCGTTTTCCCTATCCAGTACCATGACATATGGCAGATGTACAAGAAAGCAGAGGCCTCTTTCTGGACAGCAGAAGAGGTGGGTTTTCTTTGCTTCTTGTAAGATTGTGGTGTATGTTCATAGAGGTCTAGACCTACAATTATCCATGTGTTCAGGATCCACTAATCTCTTCCTCTGGTATTTTTTAAGGTTGACCTTTCCAAAGACCTCATGCATTGGGAATCGCTGAAGGATGACGAAAGGCACTTTATCTCTCATGTGTTGGCATTTTTCGCTGCCAGTGATGGTATTGTCAATGAGAACTTGGTAAGCAAAGATGCTGTACAAACTGAGTCATTGGGCTTCTGTGACAGGGCTAGAGGAAGGATGTTCAATGTTCCTGTGTTAATTCATTGTTTTGACACTAGGTGGAGCGGTTTACCCAGGAAGTGCAGGTCACCGAGGCACGTTGCTTCTATGGCTTCCAGATCGCCATGGAGAACATCCATTCTGAGATGTACAGCTTGCTTATTGACACTTACATCAAGGACCCCAAACAGAGGTTAGTCCCAATATGATATCCTGACCATAAGCTACTTTTTGGCTGTGATGAGACGCGCAGGGGTACGGACCTCAGCTACAAATGGGAGCTGAATGTCAGTGGCTTTATACCGGTCAGCAGGCATGTGGTCAGCTGACTGGTGGCCACTGGCATGAAACAGTCGCAAGTCTGAGCCACTCCATAGATGTTTAATTTCCTTACATTTAACAGCATGACCAATGAAAGCATGATTTATAGTCTTGTTAAAACTGATATTTTGTTAACTGTCTGACATGTGAAATCCCTGGTGCATGAATGGTTAGGCTTTAAAACACACCCTTGGCCAATGCCATATGATGATGGTGCTGAAGTCTTTCTTATTTGtaatttctttgtttgttgtgattgcCTGCAGGGACCACCTGTTCAATGCCATTGAGACCATGCCATGTGTAAAGGAGAAGGCTGACTGGGCTATTAACTGGATTGGCAACAAGAATGCAGCTTTTGGTATGTTCCAACCTCATTTACTCCACAACCTTTTGGTCTTTTGTCCAAGGAATGATGACTGGCTTGTAAAAGTCAAAGACTTAAAGTTGCGTGTGACTTGTTTCAGGTGAGCGAGTGGTTGCCTTTGCTGCTGTGGAGGGCATCTTTTTCTCTGGCTCATTTGCATCCATTTTCTGGCTGAAGAAGAGGGGTCTTATGCCTGGCCTTACTTTCTCCAATGAGCTTATCAGCAGAGATGAGGGCCTGCACTGTGACTTTGCCTGCCTGATGTTCAAGCACCTTGTCAACAAACCATCAGAAGAAACGGTCAGGAAGATAATCATGAATGCTGTTGAGATTGAGCAGGTAATTGATTCATCTTTGAGCCcgtttaaaaaataataaaaaaatggccattgaaatattttggGTAATGGTAAATCAAGtgtcatgtatttatttttttctatttctgtccTAGGTATTCTTGACGGAAGCTCTGCCAGTCAAGCTGATTGGAATGAACTGTGATATGATGAGGACCTACATTGAATTTGTCGCAGACCGACTGATGCTGGAGCTGGGTTTTGAGAAGGTAGACTTCTTTTCCAAAGAATGAATGCTTTATCAAGACTGGTGGTGTTTGTTGGCTGCCCATTCAGAGCCCTAGTGGTGATCAAGTAATTGTATGGGTCATCCACTGCACTGAACAGTGTTATAAATGAACTTGAATAATGAGACATTAACTGGATTGGGTAAAGTCTAATTTCAATATGCTTTTTACCTGTCTGCAGATCTACAGAGTTGAGAACCCCTTTGACTTCATGGAGAACATCTCGCTGGAGGGCAAGACCAACTTCTTTGAGAAACGTGTAGGAGAGTACCAAAGGATGGGTGTTATGTCTGGCACCACAGATAATACCTTCACCCTAGATGCTGACTTTTAAAACCGTTGATGGGCCTGAAACTTCCACCTGCAGTAGCAACCTGTCAATCTCGCCTCCCTTGATGAGTTCTAGCCTACAGTAGTCGACAGTAGAGCTTGTAGTGACTTAGTATACCCTGCACAGTTCCTCTTGAAGGGAAGGGAGTTGGGAAGGAGTCTTAAGTGTTGGTGATGGGCCCTGAAATGCACCTACACCTGGAAGAGGGTGTTGTCCTGTCATGTGCACTTAGGCTACCTCAAAATTGTCATCTGGGTCAGGAAACCTGGATGGGCACCACTTGGCACATTTGGACATTTCATGTGTTTTAATGTTATTTTGGGTGAAGccttttaatgtatttatcaaGTTTTTGTAATAAATTTACAAAAAGTTGTGCTGTTTTTTTGAATGGCCtgtttatacttttttttttgatggtGAATTGGTTTTTGTTATGTTGGTATTGAAGTTGTTTGCCTTATGTTGTACTTTTAGTTTTCAACTTGTAAATAGAGAAGCATTTTAATAAAACGACAGTCAACACTTGATGTTTCTTGGATGTTTTTACAATTTACATGGTTTTGGTGGAGGTGATTTTGTATGAAGTTCTTTTTGCATTTGAAAGCTGACTAGTTGAGCATGAAGGCGTATTCGAGTGGGTGCATCAGAGGGCGCCTTGACTTGCGTGTACAAACATGACTTCTGTGTCACGTGTTCGCTAATATTTTGACTTTTGACTCGATCGCATTAAAGGGGGACGTTCAGTGACAAGCGGGTCCATCAAAAAAAGCGAGTTGGCCGGCTTATCTAAAAGTAATTACTGCAAATTAAAGGCTGAGCAATAAAAACGTCATTCAAAACTAGTTTAGATGTATCCAATGCAGCACACGCTGCGTTTATTTTCAAAGGATGTAGCTAGCTATTGTAAACCAAATCGACAGAATTAAttgatttgtattttatttttttctcaatcTGACATGATCAAATGTGTCAAGCGAAAGCCCGAAGTCCTCTTGTACGAGCAAACAGGTGACCATAGTCCACAGGAACAAAATTGTCTAGCTGGCaagtggctaacgttagcaattCCAGATCTTGAAGCATGATCTTGGTTAAAACAACCCAATTTAATGCAAATTCAGTTGAATTTCAACCCTGCACTGTGCATTCCTCCATCACATGTGCAGTGCATTCCTCCAGGATTCAGAGGAAAAACGCTAAAACCAGAGGCCTGAGAAACTTTCTGAGAAACTTTTTTGGGGAGGGATCATaggtaatacatttattttattcaacattcatgtttatgttgttcaatgaAAGAATCCATTAAAGTTCTACTCACAAATGGATtaagtaaaaaatgtaattttttaaaTTAGTATTAgaaatgtttgcatgcatgtctgcttatgacaaaataaaatgttgttttgtCATATATGACAAAGTAAATACAGTTAGTATAAATAACCCCAAAATGTCCAGTTTATGCCCGTtaattcccatggaaagttAGTGATGTTCACATAAACTATGTGTTTTGATAGAGGTACTGAGAAGTCAGTTAAAGGCTCTCCGGTATAAATAAATCCAgtctagccatatatatataagtacatGACCCCATCTGACTAGAATAATGAGTagcatgagtatgagtatgGGATGAGTAGCAACCACCTAGGCCTTCAAATTAGGAGGCTAGCCCTTTAACTAGAGACGCTCCTGGGTTGACTGGAGGCAGGTGAACGCTCAAAAGGGGGTGGTGGGAATGTGTTTGAGGGGAGTAGTGGCGGCAAGCTAAGGTTTATGAATTATCTGAGACAACTTAGACAGCCAAAGGcctatttttgtttcaaactaattttgtttctttatttatgtttattgtttacattttccactgAGGTTATTCTCAAGTCCGTTCTAAAAAGCATTGAGGATTACCGGGATACGGAAGATTCCTTCCAGCTCCGGAAGCGGTGAGAAGGGcgatatttcttttttgttcctgttttacgCATGGTAATGCCTTGCGATTTTTGAGTTAGAAGAGGATTGGGTTCGTTTTTGTGGATAACGTTTTGGATTACTGTTACACACGGGATTGTTCCTGAAACGGGCAGGTACATTATCGCGGAAGCAGGCCGACACTTGCGGCCTGTCGGAACGCTGGCACTTTAAATACAGCTGGAACAGCTGGGACTTGAAAATACTGGTTTCCAAGAACTTTATGTTAGCAACACGataatattttctttataaGGTTAATAACCACGCATGTATTGTTTTGTATACGTGTTTCATTGTATGTATGTTCTGCCTAAATGTGTTAATACAGATCTCCCGATTTTATGAAACAGCGAAATGTGACGAGTTTCTGTTTGATGCAAATAGAATTTGTTATAAGTTTCCAACTTTGAATATTCCCGGAATTTTGCAACCCTAGTTATGAAGCCAACATTTACCTTGACTAACTTATAAATGTATGCTTTTTGTTTCTTCGTATTTTATAACATTTTCACTTTTAGATATGCAATGTTTTTCCCACTAAGTAACGGGAACTCTGGAAGGTAAGTAATGAAGCATAAGGCACATAGTCCACTGGAAGTTTGGGTAATCTATTCCTccactgtgttttcatgtgccCGTTTCTGACCTGCATGTAACATGGCTGAAGTTTGGGTAATCTATTCCTccactgtgttttcatgtgccCGTTTCTGACCTGCATGTAACATGGCTGAAGGTTGAGTGTAGTGACCGGCAACAAGCTCTAGTAACACGACCTTATGAAAAAAGTTCTGTGCCACAGGCAAAAGAGTTGTTTCCCATAGGTCTGCATCAGGCATGAGCCGTACAATGACACCGCTTTTTGTTTTCTACACTACAAAGTCACAGAACTGTGAAACAGTCACAAAGATCTGTGTCTGTACTTGTTTgtagtacctgtgtgtgcgttttcACTACAGCGTTCCATCATTCAACTGCAGACAAAAGTCCTTATCAGCACAGGCCTGTAGGATGTTGTGATCACGGTGCTTGTTAGGGCATTTAATTATCACGGAGCCTTTCCTACAACAACTACAGCAGaccaggggtcaggggtcgcaCCTAGTTCAGGGAATGAGGAATTTGCgttggcatattggtgcagacaataaacataaaacataataagtactacagagaataagaaaaacaatatataaaaattacagaaaatatataaaagtatatttaaattaattaaaagtatttacaaAATATGAAAAGGAGGAGCTGTGCAGTTTATGCAGGAATGTGCAAAACAAGAGTGCAATGTGCAAgacaatgtaatgtgtgttaacgtAACACATGAGTCAGATCTTGAGACTTGCAGCATGTGGGAGGATAAGAGTCCGTGTCGGggtgactggtgactggaggtgcagctgttggtgtacagggagaagggtagaggggaaagaacagcCTTGAGGAGAACCGAGAGAAgggtagaggggaaagaacagcCTTGAGGAGAACCGAGAGAAGGGTAGAGGGAAAAGAACAGCCTTGAGGAgaaccggtgctgatggtcTGGGAGTGAGACACATGCTTCTCCAGCCTCACGTGTGGCCTCATGTCAGACATCATGATGGAGATAAACACTGTTaatagaatataataatataataatcaagtgccttgtattattaattaccttatatgaatcatgtacttatgtaagcaggaacatggcttttctgtgtttctgcgtgtgtgtaacttagaatattaggtgccacttagtctgcatgtttacaagagcatgtttagaccagaggtgatgagaagggtcgaactgtgggTCGaacttcttccgaccttgtgcaaaacttccatccttgcctcggacgtcagagagcCACCACGTTGTTATCCctactgaacgctaaacttctgtctatataaaccttgtgtgatgtgtttatcatggcttcactttcagccttgtgctgggagtgagcccgattgcaattgttgtttgtctaataaatatacttatatgcagctccggagtcctgaggtaactagggtgaattttcacctaacacaggaagtctgtgatccacctgcaggtggagtcaggcacactcagctgggatagcttgtcctgtagcagagccgggATGATGGTAttaaaggcagagctgaagtgcACAAACAGGATCTTGGCATAGGTTCCtgaggagtccaggtgctggaggatgaagtgaagggccatgtttactgcatcgtctacagagggagagggtcagtgatggctttgaggtggaacagcacaaggcgctcaaatgacttcatcaccacagaggtcagggcgactgGTCTGTAGTCGGTAAGTCCTGTGATccttgtttttttggggactgGGATGAGAGTGGAGGTCTTGaaacaggctggtacgtggcatgtctccagtaaggtgttaaaaatgtctgtgaacactaaagacagctgatcagcacagtgctggatggagagacagagtctggcccagctgctttgcgggggttctgtctcctgAAGAGTCTGTTGACGTCCCTCTCGTCACCTCGTCGTCACTGTGGTTGGGGGGGCGcaggcctctgctgtggtgggggaggtgcagttgatgggctggagctggtgggtgATGTCACGGGGGATGGTGTCAGGACTGTCCATTGTCTTTCGTAGTGACAGTGAAACTCATTCAGGTCGTTCGCCAGGTGTGAGTCGTTAGTGGAAtggggggctctaggcttaCAATTTGTAGAGAACTGGTGTTGGAGTTTCTCAGAGTAGAGCCGTTTAGCTTCTCTCACCTCCTTGCTAAACCTGTATTTCGACTTGATGATGAAACCACAGTACTACTTACAGCAgtcacattcctgcacttctttttcttttctatttcatttttttcaatttcttatgtaaagtagtatttattgttacactaggtctctattgctcttagcttgactgttctctcccttgtacgtcgctttggacaaacgcgtctgctaaatgactaaatgtaaatgtatctcCAGGTGCCGCAGCTCACTCTGAGTAACATAGGAGTCCCTTGCTGTGTCCTCATGGTCTCTCCCCCATGTGACCTTGCTGTGACCTCATGGTCTCTCCCCCATGTGATGGGCTCTGGggcattgtctgtctgtgtgttcttttggGGATAGCAGATCTTTTTTCACCGTTGATAGAGCTGGTTGGGCTAGAGAGGTGGACACAACGGCATGTATGTTAGAGGCGGTTATCCTTCCTGCTCGTGCTGGATGCCAAAGATCGGATTTATGCTGCTGTCTTGAATTGCTTTCCAATGcagctgcttctgtgtgtgacaCTGCTGTTAGGTGTGTCAGGACCCCACAGTGCTGGTGCAGCACTGACAAATCGAAGCCATCCATTCGTGGGTCACGAAGGCGCAGAAGGGACTTGGGCAGAATGCACTGGTGAACAGGGTCTGCGTAAAGGTG
Above is a genomic segment from Clupea harengus chromosome 15, Ch_v2.0.2, whole genome shotgun sequence containing:
- the klf11a gene encoding Krueppel-like factor 11a — translated: MLTFASGLVSESCRVDTTYCAVEMERNRHDSERSCSSILEHHDLEAAEALVCMSSWVQRSHKPRPLTPTSDSCDSLVLHPEVTESPKDMVSLSSLCMTPPHSPSFAETPTTTVQTPSGPRSVLPQPRLCSALPGRNANHTGLQPGTITSPASPLTQETTAGSQCRAMATSVIRHTADRPFTAHIPPDSTGQQVRLVEAENQGQQLEAWGSITLSPMVRLQPEAQSSPWAGPGMEVFTKPLSESQGPFTASPPPPVSPCQLNPLPQSAMSSSQVLCQVFPVNGQTGIISAFVQAPVQMQTTNGPKPILPQSPSSFPQQVLVGSPVGQGTVMFVVPQSSLSQSHPGSQSVVTLGNTKLLPLAPAPVYMPSGQNGTSTQVDFSRRRNYVCNFPGCKKTYFKSSHLKAHLRTHTGEKPFSCHWEGCDKKFARSDELSRHRRTHTGEKKFVCPVCDRRFMRSDHLTKHARRHMTTKRASTWTSEVRDLNKMAAFKAPPTISSVPLSVLVPASN
- the LOC105897030 gene encoding ribonucleoside-diphosphate reductase subunit M2, with the protein product MLSTRTPLSAKNENIVSTKVEGMSLTDKENTPPSLNTTRILASKTARKIFEDSEPTKTTKASFEEEPLLKENPRRFVVFPIQYHDIWQMYKKAEASFWTAEEVDLSKDLMHWESLKDDERHFISHVLAFFAASDGIVNENLVERFTQEVQVTEARCFYGFQIAMENIHSEMYSLLIDTYIKDPKQRDHLFNAIETMPCVKEKADWAINWIGNKNAAFGERVVAFAAVEGIFFSGSFASIFWLKKRGLMPGLTFSNELISRDEGLHCDFACLMFKHLVNKPSEETVRKIIMNAVEIEQVFLTEALPVKLIGMNCDMMRTYIEFVADRLMLELGFEKIYRVENPFDFMENISLEGKTNFFEKRVGEYQRMGVMSGTTDNTFTLDADF